The sequence GGGGATTTTAGGAAAAGAGACCTTGCTTGCTGACCTGACAAACACTTTGCAGGGAAAAGACACCTCAAAAGTTGTAGATATGATGCCTAATGACCCCAAAAGTAGATTAGCTTAGTTCAATTGAGGTGGAACGATAATTACGACAAAGGCGTGAGGATAATTGACGGGTATCTGAGAGAGAATTATGGCGTTGGGTATAAGGATACTGTTAGGGCGGATGTGGAGTTGAGGGTGGCTTAACGAAACCTCGGTATAGTACAAGTTACTTCTTGAAACTGAATTGAGGGTTATTGTTATACTGGCTAGTAGAGGAGAGGTTTGGGCAGAAATTCGAGTGAGAACGGTCTCAATTGGTGTCTTGCATATACTCTATGACTATGTTAATTATTTTTTTGACTGTCGGATTACAATGTTGAAAGTATATTTTGTCTAAAACCCCCACCCCTTTTTTCCTAATTACATCACTTATCAGGGCGTGTATGAATGACTGGGTGGCGGATTCAATCCCTTCAAAATTGATTACTACTTCTTCACCAATATTCAACGCAGGAAGAAGTTCTCCGAGTCTTATATCTCGGGCAATATCTTTATTTTCTGCGAAACTCCCCCCAACTTTCTTGAAAATATCTATTTCTTTC is a genomic window of Candidatus Aenigmatarchaeota archaeon containing:
- a CDS encoding STAS-like domain-containing protein; amino-acid sequence: MKEIDIFKKVGGSFAENKDIARDIRLGELLPALNIGEEVVINFEGIESATQSFIHALISDVIRKKGVGVLDKIYFQHCNPTVKKIINIVIEYMQDTN